One Fusarium poae strain DAOMC 252244 chromosome 4, whole genome shotgun sequence DNA window includes the following coding sequences:
- a CDS encoding hypothetical protein (TransMembrane:7 (o20-42i54-75o95-116i123-144o159-182i194-214o234-254i)), with protein sequence MPIDGLLELYRGHVVPKEYNAGYVALSYGISLVGAASTLELINRRSWFNGISNHLVLVASAITMGGISIWSMHFIGNQALTLGQGEAEMQVDYSIGITVLSFCMPVIFLLAAFYAIGISNRIAWWRVITAGILCGSAICGMHYLGNASIKNYECIYNKAYIVGAAIIAVVASTVALAMFFILQSLSGGTWWKRTISAFVLAGAVSSMHWCASVGTEYRLVRLRRIQEHSRTATVVAVICLSFGACIIIAGSAILRARTLKQAARRAQQIELGAIVFDKNGRLLIDSNGAFPSTVVTDFFIGENKKERFNTSHSQFAWMFQASRNWIGISGLINGMRRHLEQLPHKSRHRDVKKGIQLITDDGKLIEGYDVIFRELFCVAAAELSDQLNEPLINVGVLWDEVLPKEPASNQAYLQALEKYRGTGDSGETSSKGASEHHSMEKEIGLEDEIDGRGALMFLVRRLASDEEMQRLVSAGYRFVDPGQVSNNSRFHQQIQSTEFKTKLRDMKTFVDQQVRIKAGVHLGLFAIQDTGIHKPQVLVRKDARHLLPSIPLPMKTIEKSQIGLLERIAGLPVPEALQRLRTRGATPRSPEDEAFAKHLSNAIHSLRKLVDEPCFQDAVLTTSMVRLPFGLDGDQVDETVIMALRLKITHPVFSTSPNCQWTPLSFFKMRQTLAQSRQDFIRVLHDEFDPLTLPSSRANNELTSGPVSTIRRLKSAVTTTESKGKKSEKTMMRTRTASKDSGRSSSTVNLCPPGGSEDNPQVPETMDIQPPPERHYSGYQQSFLNGGIVVFQEVTVQVESRKPEPPRIDLSPSWSHDTVIEPPYDIESHQPGMPTAKAIELQPLGWGKTDVSVKSHQLSDRQADHNVGTIAAFIDTLLIELYISGI encoded by the exons ATGCCTATTGATGGTCTCCTTGAACTATATCGGGGCCATGTCGTCCCAAAGGAATACAACGCGGGATACGTCGCCCTCAGCTATGGCATCAGTCTCGTGGGCGCTGCTTCGACTTTGGAATTGATCAATCGGAGATCATGGTTCAATGGTATTTCGAATCA CTTGGTGCTCGTTGCCTCTGCAATTACTATGGGTGGTATATCAATATGGTCTATG CACTTTATTGGAAACCAAGCCCTCACACTCGGCCAAGGGGAGGCAGAGATGCAAGTCGACTATTCTATCGGTATCACGGTCCTCTCTTTCTGTATGCCTGTCATCTTTCTTCTCGCCGCCTTTTACGCCATCGGAATCTCAAATCGAATTGCTTGGTGGAGAGTCATCACAGCTGGAATCCTTTGTGGTTCCGCCATCTGTGGAATGCACTACCTGGGTAACGCGTCAATCAAGAACTATGAATGCATTTATAACAAGGCTTACATCGTCGGCGCTGCTATCATCGCCGTCGTTGCCAGTACTGTCGCATTAGCAATGTTCTTTATCTTGCAATCTCTATCGGGTGGTACTTGGTGGAAGCGAACAATATCCGCTTTTGTACTGGCCGGTGCAGTATCCAGCATGCACTGGTGTGCCTCTGTCGGTACTGAGTACCGACTTGTTCGACTTCGAAGAATCCAGGAACACTCACGCACTGCAACTGTAGTAGCAGTTATTTGTTTG TCCTTCGGCGCTTGTATCATCATTGCTGGATCTGCTATCCTTCGTGCCCGTACTCTCAAGCAAGCCGCTCGTCGTGCTCAACAAATAGAACTGGGTGCTATTGTGTTTGATAAGAATGGCCGCCTGCTTATTGACTCTAATGGAGCATTCCCTAGTACTGTTGTTACTGATTTCTTTATTGGCGAG AACAAGAAGGAACGATTCAACACTTCGCATTCTCAATTTGCTTGGATGTTCCAGGCCTCACGTAATTGGATTGGTATCTCAGGACTAATTAATGGAATGAGACGACATCTCGAACAGTTGCCTCACAAGAGCCGCCACAGGGATGTCAAGAAGGGTATCCAGCTCATCACCGACGATGGAAAACTTATCGAGGGATACGATGTCATCTTCCGCGAACTCTTCTGCGTCGCCGCTGCCGAGCTCAGTGATCAGCTTAATGAACCTCTTATCAACGTCGGTGTTCTATGGGACGAAGTACTGCCAAAGGAACCGGCATCCAACCAAGCATACCTCCAAGCACTCGAGAAGTACAGGGGTACTGGTGACTCTGGTGAGACAAGTTCCAAAGGCGCATCTGAGCATCACAGCATGGAGAAAGAAATTGGACTTGAGGACGAGATAGATGGACGAGGTGCGCTGATGTTTTTGGTTCGCCGCCTTGCGTCAGACGAAGAGATGCAAAGACTCGTATCAGCTGGATACCGCTTTGTTGATCCTGGTCAAGTGAGCAACAACTCGAGATTCCATCAACAGATCCAGTCAACCGAGTTCAAGACAAAACTTCGTGACATGAAGACCTTTGTTGATCAGCAAGTTCGGATCAAGGCCGGAGTTCATCTGGGCTTATTCGCCATCCAAGATACAGGAATTCACAAACCCCAAGTCCTGGTACGAAAGGATGCCCGCCATTTGCTTCCCTCAATACCGTTGCCCATGAAGACTATCGAGAAGTCCCAAATAGGGCTTTTGGAAAGAATTGCTGGCTTACCGGTGCCAGAAGCCCTTCAAAGGTTGAGGACTAGAGGTGCCACACCAAGGTCTCCTGAAGATGAAGCCTTTGCCAAGCATCTCTCCAATGCTATCCATTCATTACGAAAATTAGTGGATGAGCCTTGTTTTCAAGATGCGGTGCTGACGACGTCGATGGTGCGACTACCATTCGGCCTCGATGGCGATCAGGTAGACGAAACAGTCATTATGGCGCTGCGGCTCAAGATCACGCATCCCGTTTTTTCCACCAGTCCCAACTGTCAATGGACGCCGCTCAGCTTCTTCAAGATGCGACAGACATTGGCCCAGTCCCGTCAAGATTTTATTCGAGTTCTCCATGACGAGTTTGATCCCCTCACGTTGCCTTCAAGTCGGGCGAATAACGAGCTCACATCTGGACCTGTTTCAACAATACGCCGACTCAAGAGTGCTGTGACAACCACAGAGTCCAAGGGTAAGAAGTCTGAGAAGACAATGATGCGGACCAGAACTGCATCAAAAGACTCTGGGCGATCGTCGTCAACAGTCAACTTGTGTCCTCCTGGAGGCAGCGAGGACAACCCTCAAGTACCAGAAACAATGGACATTCAACCGCCTCCAGAGCGTCATTATTCGGGATACCAGCAATCGTTTTTGAATGGTGGAATTGTGGTGTTTCAAGAAGTGACAGTTCAGGTTGAATCGAGAAAACCTGAACCTCCTCGCATTGACTTATCACCTTCGTGGAGTCATGACACGGTGATTGAGCCACCGTATGATATCGAGTCTCATCAGCCTGGAATGCCAACAGCAAAGGCGATTGAGTTACAACCGTTGGGTTGGGGCAAGACTGACGTTTCTGTCAAGTCACATCAGTTGAGTGATAGACAGGCGGATCATAATGTTGGGACAATAGCGGCTTTCATTGATACCTTACTTATAGAACTGTATATATCGGGAATATAG
- a CDS encoding hypothetical protein (SECRETED:SignalP(1-20)), producing the protein MFRNTVLALLIAVEATQGQAAFTLRKTYDSSNFLDSFNFRDRAYFDSINPGYEGDPTGGSVNYLSRNQAVSSGIVHTNNGKVHLGVNSADKAALLTPGGFKHGRGSVRLESKESYSSGILIADIEHMPGVACGVWPAYWSYNFDEDPIGEIDIIEGINGNQNGNYVSLHTCGACIFNRPGGAEPRNNCNKGGSDTRYCSDGTNYSGCGNTMPSGSYGKTFNNNKGGVYATWLTTEAVKIWWFPRNSIPADIKNGKPEPNTWGQPATTQFVNANGNCDVGKYFKKQTIIFNTAFCGSNIDQGIWNQECRASTGYATCDDYVTNQPAAFKEAYWTINSLKLYQ; encoded by the exons ATGTTCCGAAACACAGTTCTCGCTCTTCTCATTGCTGTCGAGGCCACTCAAGGCCAGGCGGCTTTTACACTGAGGAAGACATATGACTCTAGCAATTTCCTGGACTCGTTCAACTTCAGAGAC CGTGCCTACTTTGATAGTATTAACCCCGGCTACGAGGGCGATCCCACTGGTGGCTCCGTCAACTATTTGAGCAGGAACCAAGCAGTGAGCTCTGGTATTGTTCACACCAACAATGGCAAAGTTCACCTTGGAGTAAACTCTGCAGACAAAGCAGCGCTCCTCACACCTGGAGGATTCAAGCATGGACGCGGAAGTGTTCGTCTTGAGTCTAAGGAGTCTTACAGCTCGGGCATCCTGATCGCTGATATTGAGCACATGCCGGGGGTTGCCTGTGGTGTCTGGCCTGCCTA CTGGTCTTATAACTTCGACGAGGATCCTATTGGTGAAATTGACATCATTGAGGGTATCAATGGTAACCAGAACGGCAACTATGTTTCTCTGCACACATGTGGAGCATGCATCTTCAACCGTCCCGGAGGCGCTGAACCTAGGAACAATTGCAACAAAGGCGGTTCTGATACCCGTTACTGTTCAGATGGAACTAACTA TTCCGGATGCGGTAACACCATGCCGTCTGGCTCCTACGGCAAGACCTTCAATAACAACAAGGGTGGCGTGTACGCCACATGGTTGACTACCGAGGCTGTCAAGATCTGGTGGTTCCCTCGTAACAGTATTCCTGCTGATATCAAGAACGGCAAGCCGGAGCCCAACACCTGGGGTCAACCTGCTACGACACAGTTTGTCAATGCTAATGGAAACTGTGATGTTGGAAAATACTTCAAGAAGCAGACTATT ATCTTCAACACGGCATTCTGCGGGAGTAACATCGACCAAGGAATCTGGAACCAAGAGTGCAGAGCCTCGACTGGCTATGCCACCTGCGACGACTATGTCACCAACCAGCCTGCTGCTTTCAAGGAAGCTTACTGGACCATCAATTCTTTGAAGCTCTACCAGTGA
- a CDS encoding hypothetical protein (TransMembrane:12 (i41-61o81-102i109-128o134-157i169-190o202-224i272-293o305-326i338-359o365-386i398-419o425-451i)) yields MSDKIDEVATGARISQDENPKAENRMIDPILEKKLIRKVDLNLVPILFLLFLCAFIDRINIGNARIQGLEADLNMTGQDYSIALFTFFILYILLEVPCNILLKNTRPSLFLSVIMTGWGIVTICQGLTKSFAGLIVCRIIIGGLEAGFFPACVYLLSMYYCRHELQWRFNLFFSASIIAGAFSGLLAYAIAHMDGVAGYGGWRWIFILEGIATVVIAIGSYWFIPDWPETAKFLSDDERALLIQRLAEDRKDTHMNTWNAKTAKRVFSDVKIYLGVLMYMGIVTTSYAGSFFTPTILKQLGWTSIRAQIMSIPIFIFATVCALVSAIASDKLKHRSGFIIGGCCFSTIGYVILLNMMSVSVGVRYFALFCIVGGGYIAQPIVLVWLSNNMSGHYKVGVASAMQVGLGNVGGIIASNMFITSEAPTYPLGFGLGLGLVWLCVLSSLTFLFYIRRENRLREEGKRDDRYNLPDDEKNNLGDDHPSFRFTF; encoded by the exons ATGTCAGACAAGATCGACGAAGTAGCCACGGGGGCGAGAATCAGCCAGGATGAAAATCCCAAAGCTGAAAATCGGATGATTGATCCCATCCTCGAAAAGAAACTCATAAGAAAGGTCGACCTGAATCTTGTCCCTATTCTCTTTTTGCTGTTTCTCTGCGCCTTTATTGATCG TATCAACATTGGCAATGCACGAATCCAGGGCTTGGAAGCCGATCTCAACATGACCGGTCAGGATTACAGCATCGCCCTTTTTACCTTCTTTATCCTCTATATTCTACTCGAAGTCCCTTGCAACATTCTTCTCAAGAATACACGACCATCACTCTTCCTCTCCGTCATCATGACAGGATGGGGTATTGTTACCATCTGCCAAGGTCTCACAAAGTCTTTTGCAGGACTGATCGTCTGTCGCATCATTATCGGTGGTCTCGAGGCAGGGTTCTTTCCAGCTTGTGTGTATCTGCTCAGTATGTACTATTGCCGCCATGAACTTCAGTGGCGTttcaacctcttcttctcggccAGCATTATTGCAGGTGCCTTCAGTGGTCTTTTAGCCTATGCCATTGCTCACATGGATGGAGTCGCTGGGTATGGAGGTTGGAGATGGATTTTTATCCTCGAAGGTATCGCCACAGTTGTTATCGCTATTGGCAGTTATTGGTTCATTCCAGACTGGCCCGAGACTGCAAAGTTCCTCTCCGACGATGAGCGAGCACTTCTCATTCAGCGCCTTGCTGAAgatagaaaggatacccacATGAACACTTGGAATGCCAAGACGGCCAAACGTGTATTTTCAGATGTCAAGATTTATCTTGG CGTTCTTATGTACATGGGTATTGTTACTACCAGTTATGCAGGCTCCTTCTTCACTCCGACTATCCTTAAACAACTGGGTTGGACATCAATTCGCGCTCAGATTATGTCTATCCCCATTTTCATCTTTGCAACTGTTTGCGCCCTGGTCTCAGCAATTGCTAGTGATAAGTTGAAGCACCGTTCAGGCTTCATTATCGGGGGTTGCTGTTTCTCAACTATTGGATATGTCATCCTACTCAACATGATGTCTGTCTCTGTAGGAGTTCGATATTTTGCACTTTTCTGTattgttggtggtggatACATTGCCCAGCCAATTGTACTGGTCTGGCTCAGCAACAACATGTCCGGTCACTACAAAGTTGGAGTTGCTTCTGCTATGCAGGTTGGCTTAGGTAATGTGGGAGGCATTATTGCTAG CAACATGTTCATCACCTCCGAGGCTCCAACTTACCCTCTAGGCTTTGGATTGGGCCTTGGACTTGTGTGGCTCTGTGTGCTCAGCTCTCTGACATTCTTGTTCTACATTCGACGAGAGAACAGATTGAGAGAAGAGGGCAAACGAGACGATAGATATAACTTACCAGATGACGAGAAGAACAATCTGGGTGACGACCACCCGAGCTTCCGCTTCACCTTCTAA
- a CDS encoding hypothetical protein (TransMembrane:6 (i65-86o98-117i129-150o212-234i275-295o315-336i)), with protein sequence MPAVSNVFVDARAVTGLGNETGDPLQVICAWPVSGQYGTGTRVLYYVLIAACLVARREEWLVNPCLAAALVLPAVAAIHGIVLTAMHNPDAVDMDIYGAFQLCAIGILAAPVTVMMSKTYFNDPGRNTIFLWTFLLLIGLLSMTVEFYRIETHDCTKDASGNPVSNIASDFNYIDGNNCGLICSTQDGPTSPMRGGSADNIYVVPAPHTLTFGAATLLAAACCVHAVLCLVSMWDRVLEINWRRRFGRQEEEDNTSEEEDANKGVMKTVNDTIGFFLRILAVPVFGGAGLAILIVGEINFFSPQVEYQTEPMANIGQWAPVTGTAMAMIGSLYLLLARHAEEAGDPYTPHKCNCPHCHINDSARHSQVSHHDSMSSLNSRQAGPSLSVADTHPTVTTSQLSPNTDLIRPRSPISLHHREPSIEGHQTINVPTRNPYRQKIENAFFRVGEIIGTPPHDFITEPKVRKPDHVDLPMIPGERYRNVRVSAVERERDLQEDHEEEVASMRSRSSSFRVNEVSPPTVERCTSLPVAPPAALIRARSRSRSNTGPRTRLTSFNHQSSKNL encoded by the exons ATGCCTGCGGTTTCTAATGTCTTTGTCGATGCAAGGGCTGTGACGGGGCTTGGGAACGAAACTGGTGATCCATTACAGGTTATTTGCGCCTGGCCCGTCTCCGGCCAATACGGTACTGGAACACGCGTTCT ATACTACGTCCTTATTGCCGCGTGTCTTGTTGCGCGGAGAGAAGAATGGCTAGTAAACCCCTGTTTGGCTGCGGCCTTGGTATTGCCGGCTGTTGCTGCAATCCATGGTATCGTCTTGACAGCGATGCATAATCCGG ATGCTGTAGACATGGACATATATGGAGCTTTTCAGTTGTGCGCAATTGGCATTCTCGCCGCTCCAGTCACAGTCATGATGTCAAAAACATACTTCAATGACCCTGGCAGAAACACCATCTTTCTGTGGACATTTCTACTTTTGATTG GTCTATTAAGTATGACCGTCGAATTCTACCGTATAGAAACCCATGACTGCACCAAAGACGCCTCAGGGAACCCAGTCTCGAACATCGCCTCAGACTTCAACTACATCGATGGTAACAATTGCGGTCTCATCTGCTCTACTCAAGATGGTCCTACATCGCCCATGAGAGGTGGATCAGCCGACAACATATATGTTGTTCCCGCGCCGCACACACTTACTTTTGGTGCTGCGACACTCCTCGCTGCTGCATGTTGTGTTCACGCTGTTCTTTGTCTGGTGTCCATGTGGGACAGAGTACTGGAGATCAACTGGCGGCGACGTTTTGGGCgacaggaagaagaggataataccagtgaagaagaagatgctAACAAGGGCGTCATGAAAACGGTCAACGATACAattggcttcttcttgaggataCTGGCTGTTCCTGTCTTTGGGGGTGCTGGGTTGGCCATTTTGATTGTGGGCGAGATTAACTTCTTTAGTCCTCAAGTGGAGTACCAAACAGAACCCATGGCCAATATTG GGCAATGGGCTCCAGTTACAGGTACCGCAATGGCTATGATCGGGTCATTGTATCTTCTACTAGCCCGACATGCAGAAGAAGCAGGCGATCCCTACACACCACACAAATGCAACTGTCCTCACTGTCATATCAATGACAGTGCACGACACAGTCAGGTTTCGCATCACGACAGCATGTCTTCGTTGAATAGTCGACAAGCTGGCCCCAGCCTCTCAGTCGCAGATACACACCCAACTGTGACAACCAGCCAACTTTCCCCCAACACAGATCTCATTCGTCCTCGATCACCAATATCATTACACCATCGAGAGCCATCAATAGAGGGACACCAGACCATCAATGTCCCGACAAGAAACCCTTATAGACAAAAAATAGAGAATGCATTCTTCCGGGTTGGCGAGATTATCGGGACTCCACCTCACGATTTTATCACAGAACCCAAGGTTCGAAAGCCAGATCATGTTGATCTGCCAATGATTCCAGGAGAGCGGTACCGCAATGTGCGTGTATCAGCAGTTGAAAGGGAGAGGGATTTGCAAGAGGATCACGAAGAGGAAGTTGCTTCAATGAGGTCAAGATCTAGCAGTTTTCGCGTAAACGAAGTCTCTCCTCCCACTGTTGAGAGATGTACATCACTACCAGTCGCACCACCAGCCGCATTGATAAGAGCGAGATCAAGATCTAGATCAAACACAGGACCCAGGACTAGACTAACATCTTTTAATCACCAATCATCAAAGAATTTGTAA
- a CDS encoding hypothetical protein (SECRETED:SignalP(1-16)~CAZy:CE5), giving the protein MKPTQVLVALAAIAYAAPVTDNTKVKALEIDDDFPLAELEAYFEAHMNSEDSEANSLHARQFSSSTYNQLTDGTPCRPVTMIYARGTTQAGNVGDSAAVGPVLFNNLASRIGLNNLAVQGVTYAANIAGYLAGGDAAGSRTMADLIARAASQCPSTKIIISGYSQGAQLVHNAAGMLSASVTNRVTAAVTFGDPKRSQAFGTIPSARTRIFCRAGDNICDGGIIVTPAHSQYQQDAPAAAEWIAARV; this is encoded by the exons ATGAAGCCCACTCAAGTCCTCGTTGCCCTTGCGGCTATTGCCTATGCCGCCCCCGTGACCGATAataccaaggtcaaggcaTTGGAGATTGACGACGACTTTCCTCTCGCTGAACTCGAAGCTTACTTCGAGGCCCACATGAACAGCGAGGACTCTGAGGCCAACTCTCTTCATGCTCGGCAGTTCAGCTCCAGCACCTACAACCAGCTGACTGACGGAACACCCTGCCGTCCAGTCACCATGATTTACGCTCGAGGAACCACCCAAGCTGGTAACGTTGGAGACTCAGCTGCCGTTGGGCCTGTCCTGTTCAACAACCTTGCCTCCCGTATTGGCTTGAACAACCTGGCTGTTCAAGGTGTCACCTACGCTGCGAATATTGCTGGATATCTCGCGGGaggtgatgctgccggcagCAGGACCATGGCTGATCTGATTGCCCGG GCCGCTAGCCAGTGCCCCAGCACCAAGATCATCATCAGCGGTTACAGCCAGGGCGCCCAGCTCGTGCACAACGCTGCTGGTATGCTGTCCGCTTCCGTGACCAACCGAGTCACTGCTG CTGTTACCTTTGGTGACCCTAAGCGTAGCCAGGCTTTCGGCACCATTCCTTCTGCTCGCACTCGCATCTTCTGTCGTGCCGGGGACAACATTTGCGATGGTGGTATCATTGTCACCCCGGCTCACAGCCAGTACCAGCAAGACGCTCCTGCTGCAGCCGAGTGGATTGCTGCCCGTGTTTAG